In one window of Vibrio pelagius DNA:
- a CDS encoding prepilin-type N-terminal cleavage/methylation domain-containing protein, with the protein MSKGFTLIELIVIIVLIVVLSAVSAPRFLNVTTDARNAVLSGIKGDIESQIAIVYGKLAVVGLEGENEDNDALLTGGGYFGDEPDYNPFKDICGHDCYFIYGTPSASATTLSSLLPSVGQDQEIVFSGYHANEWQSDGVTGTNVVGTFSFKDNVILNGEPALNKLKKESCFIWYSGARKERDYKIGIVPCD; encoded by the coding sequence ATGAGTAAAGGGTTTACGCTCATTGAGTTAATAGTCATTATTGTACTAATTGTCGTTCTAAGCGCTGTTTCAGCTCCAAGGTTTTTAAATGTAACCACTGATGCAAGAAACGCCGTTTTAAGTGGTATCAAAGGTGACATTGAATCTCAAATTGCAATTGTATACGGAAAGCTTGCAGTGGTTGGTCTTGAGGGAGAAAACGAGGATAATGACGCCCTTTTAACTGGTGGCGGCTATTTTGGCGATGAACCTGATTACAACCCATTCAAAGACATTTGTGGCCACGATTGCTACTTTATTTATGGTACACCAAGTGCAAGCGCAACAACGCTAAGCAGCCTGCTGCCCTCAGTTGGCCAAGATCAAGAAATCGTTTTTTCTGGTTATCACGCAAATGAGTGGCAATCTGATGGAGTTACCGGAACTAATGTTGTAGGCACTTTTTCATTCAAAGATAATGTCATCTTGAATGGAGAACCCGCGTTAAACAAGCTCAAAAAAGAATCCTGCTTTATTTGGTACTCTGGCGCTCGTAAAGAGCGTGACTACAAAATCGGTATTGTGCCATGCGATTAA